Proteins from a genomic interval of Phyllopteryx taeniolatus isolate TA_2022b chromosome 3, UOR_Ptae_1.2, whole genome shotgun sequence:
- the malt1 gene encoding mucosa-associated lymphoid tissue lymphoma translocation protein 1 isoform X4 translates to MRQPPHLAPLDVEEQRLYSEVLPDDRASHPLSKGEPGHPAEETHFGRLYPGSCSFGHDPQLVTIGQNIQSLAGRLKVAVQPRPQQLLVGATLQLEGGVVGRPIPRYQWHRDGAPVPDATRRKLTIPNATQDHQGRYRCEIISGGERTWTNEVEVVIAPRTLVQISGAMECSEDDVYAIGGGSTDFLLNSIPEQLYATDKVALLIGNLSYQNHPQLKAPMVDVYDLTNVLRQLDFKVVSLLDLTESEMRNAVHQFLLLLHKGVYGLLYYAGHGYENYGNSFMVPVDAPNPYRSANCLCVQSILMLMQEKETGLNVFLLDMCRKRNFHDDSTHNVILRVTANIVFGYATCQDAEAFELSSSSFTNGVFVKFLKKRLLDDEKITVVLDRVAEDMGQFDATRGKQALEIRSSLSERRALTDPVLPGPTDLLHSQQWAKAHELPESMYLDFECGAQIKLGFAAEFSNVLVMYTHIVRKPPDLLLCQAHVTDFPQELDVDPKEMNKTTPEDTGVYLLSSSLPQHCLYTRLCSLQKLKEELVFNVCLRGATAAMDADDSVCWTESVDIGKPLIARLDLHQATRPNSCLLTCPVPHSPNRNPVARHQHQHPHLDHPPGQDHSRLAPQHRRPDIYEHEQMGACGSSIPIEASDDIDELQTAFINSLQLRHP, encoded by the exons atgcgccagccacctcatctggctcctctcgatgtggaggagcagcggctctactctgaggtcCTCCCTgacgaccgagcttctcaccctctctctaagggagagcccggacaccctgcggaggaaactcatttcggccgcttgtatccgggatcttgttctttcggtcacgacccacagctcgtgaccatag GCCAGAACATCCAGTCTTTGGCTGGTCGTCTCAAGGTAGCCGTCCAGCCTCGCCCACAGCAGCTGCTCGTCGGCGCCACCCTACAGCTGGAGGGTGGCGTTGTTGGGCGCCCCATCCCTCGCTATCAGTGGCATCGTGATGGCGCGCCTGTCCCAGATGCCACCAGGAGGAAACTCACC aTTCCCAACGCCACGCAGGACCACCAGGGCCGGTATCGCTGCGAGATCATCAGCGGTGGCGAGAGGACGTGGACCAATGAGGTGGAGGTCGTGATTG CTCCAAGGACCCTGGTCCAGATATCAGGAGCAATGGAGTGCTCTGAAG ATGATGTTTATGCCATTGGAGGAG GTTCCACTGATTTCCTCCTAAACAGTATTCCTGAGCAACTCTATG CTACGGACAAAGTGGCACTGCTGATAGGCAACCTGTCCTACCAGAACCACCCACAGCTCAAAGCGCCCATGGTGGACGTGTATGACCTCACCAACGTGCTGCGGCAGCTGGATTTCAAGGTGGTCTCCCTGCTGGACCTCACTGAGTCAGAAATGCGCAACGCCGTTCACCAGTTCCTGCTGCTGCTCCATAAAGGAGTTTACG GCTTGCTGTACTACGCTGGGCACGGCTATGAGAACTATGGCAACAGTTTCATGGTGCCAGTGGACGCACCTAATCCATACCGCTCGGCCAACTGCTTGTGCGTGCAGAGCATCCTCATGCTGATGCAGGAGAAGGAGACTGGTCTCAACGTCTTCCTGCTGGACATGTGCAGGAAGAG GAATTTCCATGACGACAGCACGCACAACGTCATCTTGAGGGTGACGGCCAACATCGTCTTCGGATACGCAAC GTGTCAAGACGCCGAGGCCTTCGAGCTGAGCTCCAGCAGCTTCACCAACGGCGTGTTCGTCAAGTTCCTGAAGAAACGCCTCCTGGACGACGAGAAGATCACTGTGGTGCTGGACAGAGTTGCAGAAG ACATGGGTCAATTTGACGCCACCAGGGGCAAGCAGGCGCTGGAGATCCGCAGCAGCCTGTCAGAGCGGAGGGCCCTGACAGACCCGGTGCTGCCCGGTCCTACTGACCTCCTCCACAGTCAGCAGTGGGCCAAAGCTCACG AGCTTCCCGAGAGCATGTATTTGGATTTTGAGTGCGGCGCTCAGATCAAGTTGGGCTTCGCCGCCGAGTTCTCCAACGTCTTGGTCATGTACACGCACATCGTTCGGAAACCCCCCGACCTCTTGCTATGCCAAGCGCATGTCACAGACTTCCCACAG GAGCTGGACGTGGACCCTAAGGAGATGAATAAGACCACTCCGGAGGACACGGGCGTCTACCTGCTGTCCAGCAGCCTGCCGCAGCATTGCCTCTACACCAGACTCTGCTCATTGCAGAAGCTCAAG GAGGAGCTGGTATTCAATGTGTGCCTCCGGGGCGCCACCGCAGCCATGGACGCCGACGACAGCGTCTGCTGGACCGAGAGCGTCGACATCGGCAAGCCGCTGATCGCCCGCCTGGACCTGCATCAAGCCACGCGGCCCAACAGCTGCCTGCTGACGTGCCCCGTGCCCCACAGCCCCAATCGCAACCCCGTGGCCCGGCACCAGCACCAGCACCCGCACCTGGATCATCCCCCGGGTCAGGACCACAGCCGCCTAGCGCCCCAGCATCGCCGGCCGGACATCTACGAGCATGAGCAGATGGGGGCTTGCGGCTCCAGCATCCCCATCGAGGCCAGCGACGACATAGATGAGCTGCAGACGGCGTTCATCAACAGCCTGCAGCTCCGGCATCCTTGA
- the malt1 gene encoding mucosa-associated lymphoid tissue lymphoma translocation protein 1 isoform X2, producing the protein MAESLERSAKLNSLKEPALKKLCDVLDRTPGKGWRRLGEIVAEERRFKIGPDDMEMCSLKVLQPDGSPSRMLLRLMGERGCTCGHLMDYLHMLGNTEALHCLKAPVLQIIIQPQSVSLLCGHNLRLSCHAVGQSPVQYQWFKSKEEVPNGSCPELAISGIHVKDGGFYICRVNCGDTFQFSQWAQVDVLDVSTSCGQNIQSLAGRLKVAVQPRPQQLLVGATLQLEGGVVGRPIPRYQWHRDGAPVPDATRRKLTIPNATQDHQGRYRCEIISGGERTWTNEVEVVIAPRTLVQISGAMECSEDDVYAIGGGSTDFLLNSIPEQLYATDKVALLIGNLSYQNHPQLKAPMVDVYDLTNVLRQLDFKVVSLLDLTESEMRNAVHQFLLLLHKGVYGLLYYAGHGYENYGNSFMVPVDAPNPYRSANCLCVQSILMLMQEKETGLNVFLLDMCRKRNFHDDSTHNVILRVTANIVFGYATCQDAEAFELSSSSFTNGVFVKFLKKRLLDDEKITVVLDRVAEDMGQFDATRGKQALEIRSSLSERRALTDPVLPGPTDLLHSQQWAKAHELPESMYLDFECGAQIKLGFAAEFSNVLVMYTHIVRKPPDLLLCQAHVTDFPQELDVDPKEMNKTTPEDTGVYLLSSSLPQHCLYTRLCSLQKLKEELVFNVCLRGATAAMDADDSVCWTESVDIGKPLIARLDLHQATRPNSCLLTCPVPHSPNRNPVARHQHQHPHLDHPPGQDHSRLAPQHRRPDIYEHEQMGACGSSIPIEASDDIDELQTAFINSLQLRHP; encoded by the exons ATGGCGGAATCTCTGGAGCGCTCCGCCAAGCTCAACTCACTGAAGGAGCCGGCGTTGAAGAAGCTGTGCGACGTGTTGGACCGAACCCCCGGCAAAGGATGGCGAAGACTCGGGGAGATAGTCGCCGAGGAGCGCCGCTTCAAAATCgg TCCAGACGACATGGAGATGTGCTCTCTGAAGGTCCTGCAGCCCGACGGCAGCCCGAGCCGCATGCTGCTGAGGCTCATGGGAGAGCGAGGCTGCACGTGCGGCCACTTGATGGACTACCTCCACATGCTGGGCAACACAGAGGCCCTGCACTGTCTCAAGGCGCCAG tcttGCAGATCATCATCCAGCCACAATCGGTGTCGCTGCTGTGCGGTCACAACCTGCGCCTGAGCTGCCACGCTGTGGGCCAGTCGCCGGTGCAGTACCAGTGGTTCAAGTCCAAGGAAGAG GTGCCAAACGGCTCATGCCCTGAATTGGCCATCAGTGGCATCCACGTGAAAGACGGCGGCTTCTACATCTGCCGTGTCAACTGCGGCGACACCTTCCAGTTCAGCCAATGGGCTCAAGTGGACGTCCTGGATGTGTCTACGTCATGCG GCCAGAACATCCAGTCTTTGGCTGGTCGTCTCAAGGTAGCCGTCCAGCCTCGCCCACAGCAGCTGCTCGTCGGCGCCACCCTACAGCTGGAGGGTGGCGTTGTTGGGCGCCCCATCCCTCGCTATCAGTGGCATCGTGATGGCGCGCCTGTCCCAGATGCCACCAGGAGGAAACTCACC aTTCCCAACGCCACGCAGGACCACCAGGGCCGGTATCGCTGCGAGATCATCAGCGGTGGCGAGAGGACGTGGACCAATGAGGTGGAGGTCGTGATTG CTCCAAGGACCCTGGTCCAGATATCAGGAGCAATGGAGTGCTCTGAAG ATGATGTTTATGCCATTGGAGGAG GTTCCACTGATTTCCTCCTAAACAGTATTCCTGAGCAACTCTATG CTACGGACAAAGTGGCACTGCTGATAGGCAACCTGTCCTACCAGAACCACCCACAGCTCAAAGCGCCCATGGTGGACGTGTATGACCTCACCAACGTGCTGCGGCAGCTGGATTTCAAGGTGGTCTCCCTGCTGGACCTCACTGAGTCAGAAATGCGCAACGCCGTTCACCAGTTCCTGCTGCTGCTCCATAAAGGAGTTTACG GCTTGCTGTACTACGCTGGGCACGGCTATGAGAACTATGGCAACAGTTTCATGGTGCCAGTGGACGCACCTAATCCATACCGCTCGGCCAACTGCTTGTGCGTGCAGAGCATCCTCATGCTGATGCAGGAGAAGGAGACTGGTCTCAACGTCTTCCTGCTGGACATGTGCAGGAAGAG GAATTTCCATGACGACAGCACGCACAACGTCATCTTGAGGGTGACGGCCAACATCGTCTTCGGATACGCAAC GTGTCAAGACGCCGAGGCCTTCGAGCTGAGCTCCAGCAGCTTCACCAACGGCGTGTTCGTCAAGTTCCTGAAGAAACGCCTCCTGGACGACGAGAAGATCACTGTGGTGCTGGACAGAGTTGCAGAAG ACATGGGTCAATTTGACGCCACCAGGGGCAAGCAGGCGCTGGAGATCCGCAGCAGCCTGTCAGAGCGGAGGGCCCTGACAGACCCGGTGCTGCCCGGTCCTACTGACCTCCTCCACAGTCAGCAGTGGGCCAAAGCTCACG AGCTTCCCGAGAGCATGTATTTGGATTTTGAGTGCGGCGCTCAGATCAAGTTGGGCTTCGCCGCCGAGTTCTCCAACGTCTTGGTCATGTACACGCACATCGTTCGGAAACCCCCCGACCTCTTGCTATGCCAAGCGCATGTCACAGACTTCCCACAG GAGCTGGACGTGGACCCTAAGGAGATGAATAAGACCACTCCGGAGGACACGGGCGTCTACCTGCTGTCCAGCAGCCTGCCGCAGCATTGCCTCTACACCAGACTCTGCTCATTGCAGAAGCTCAAG GAGGAGCTGGTATTCAATGTGTGCCTCCGGGGCGCCACCGCAGCCATGGACGCCGACGACAGCGTCTGCTGGACCGAGAGCGTCGACATCGGCAAGCCGCTGATCGCCCGCCTGGACCTGCATCAAGCCACGCGGCCCAACAGCTGCCTGCTGACGTGCCCCGTGCCCCACAGCCCCAATCGCAACCCCGTGGCCCGGCACCAGCACCAGCACCCGCACCTGGATCATCCCCCGGGTCAGGACCACAGCCGCCTAGCGCCCCAGCATCGCCGGCCGGACATCTACGAGCATGAGCAGATGGGGGCTTGCGGCTCCAGCATCCCCATCGAGGCCAGCGACGACATAGATGAGCTGCAGACGGCGTTCATCAACAGCCTGCAGCTCCGGCATCCTTGA
- the malt1 gene encoding mucosa-associated lymphoid tissue lymphoma translocation protein 1 isoform X1 gives MAESLERSAKLNSLKEPALKKLCDVLDRTPGKGWRRLGEIVAEERRFKIGPDDMEMCSLKVLQPDGSPSRMLLRLMGERGCTCGHLMDYLHMLGNTEALHCLKAPVLQIIIQPQSVSLLCGHNLRLSCHAVGQSPVQYQWFKSKEEVPNGSCPELAISGIHVKDGGFYICRVNCGDTFQFSQWAQVDVLDVSTSCGGFLPNPGQNIQSLAGRLKVAVQPRPQQLLVGATLQLEGGVVGRPIPRYQWHRDGAPVPDATRRKLTIPNATQDHQGRYRCEIISGGERTWTNEVEVVIAPRTLVQISGAMECSEDDVYAIGGGSTDFLLNSIPEQLYATDKVALLIGNLSYQNHPQLKAPMVDVYDLTNVLRQLDFKVVSLLDLTESEMRNAVHQFLLLLHKGVYGLLYYAGHGYENYGNSFMVPVDAPNPYRSANCLCVQSILMLMQEKETGLNVFLLDMCRKRNFHDDSTHNVILRVTANIVFGYATCQDAEAFELSSSSFTNGVFVKFLKKRLLDDEKITVVLDRVAEDMGQFDATRGKQALEIRSSLSERRALTDPVLPGPTDLLHSQQWAKAHELPESMYLDFECGAQIKLGFAAEFSNVLVMYTHIVRKPPDLLLCQAHVTDFPQELDVDPKEMNKTTPEDTGVYLLSSSLPQHCLYTRLCSLQKLKEELVFNVCLRGATAAMDADDSVCWTESVDIGKPLIARLDLHQATRPNSCLLTCPVPHSPNRNPVARHQHQHPHLDHPPGQDHSRLAPQHRRPDIYEHEQMGACGSSIPIEASDDIDELQTAFINSLQLRHP, from the exons ATGGCGGAATCTCTGGAGCGCTCCGCCAAGCTCAACTCACTGAAGGAGCCGGCGTTGAAGAAGCTGTGCGACGTGTTGGACCGAACCCCCGGCAAAGGATGGCGAAGACTCGGGGAGATAGTCGCCGAGGAGCGCCGCTTCAAAATCgg TCCAGACGACATGGAGATGTGCTCTCTGAAGGTCCTGCAGCCCGACGGCAGCCCGAGCCGCATGCTGCTGAGGCTCATGGGAGAGCGAGGCTGCACGTGCGGCCACTTGATGGACTACCTCCACATGCTGGGCAACACAGAGGCCCTGCACTGTCTCAAGGCGCCAG tcttGCAGATCATCATCCAGCCACAATCGGTGTCGCTGCTGTGCGGTCACAACCTGCGCCTGAGCTGCCACGCTGTGGGCCAGTCGCCGGTGCAGTACCAGTGGTTCAAGTCCAAGGAAGAG GTGCCAAACGGCTCATGCCCTGAATTGGCCATCAGTGGCATCCACGTGAAAGACGGCGGCTTCTACATCTGCCGTGTCAACTGCGGCGACACCTTCCAGTTCAGCCAATGGGCTCAAGTGGACGTCCTGGATGTGTCTACGTCATGCG GTGGTTTTCTCCCAAATCCAGGCCAGAACATCCAGTCTTTGGCTGGTCGTCTCAAGGTAGCCGTCCAGCCTCGCCCACAGCAGCTGCTCGTCGGCGCCACCCTACAGCTGGAGGGTGGCGTTGTTGGGCGCCCCATCCCTCGCTATCAGTGGCATCGTGATGGCGCGCCTGTCCCAGATGCCACCAGGAGGAAACTCACC aTTCCCAACGCCACGCAGGACCACCAGGGCCGGTATCGCTGCGAGATCATCAGCGGTGGCGAGAGGACGTGGACCAATGAGGTGGAGGTCGTGATTG CTCCAAGGACCCTGGTCCAGATATCAGGAGCAATGGAGTGCTCTGAAG ATGATGTTTATGCCATTGGAGGAG GTTCCACTGATTTCCTCCTAAACAGTATTCCTGAGCAACTCTATG CTACGGACAAAGTGGCACTGCTGATAGGCAACCTGTCCTACCAGAACCACCCACAGCTCAAAGCGCCCATGGTGGACGTGTATGACCTCACCAACGTGCTGCGGCAGCTGGATTTCAAGGTGGTCTCCCTGCTGGACCTCACTGAGTCAGAAATGCGCAACGCCGTTCACCAGTTCCTGCTGCTGCTCCATAAAGGAGTTTACG GCTTGCTGTACTACGCTGGGCACGGCTATGAGAACTATGGCAACAGTTTCATGGTGCCAGTGGACGCACCTAATCCATACCGCTCGGCCAACTGCTTGTGCGTGCAGAGCATCCTCATGCTGATGCAGGAGAAGGAGACTGGTCTCAACGTCTTCCTGCTGGACATGTGCAGGAAGAG GAATTTCCATGACGACAGCACGCACAACGTCATCTTGAGGGTGACGGCCAACATCGTCTTCGGATACGCAAC GTGTCAAGACGCCGAGGCCTTCGAGCTGAGCTCCAGCAGCTTCACCAACGGCGTGTTCGTCAAGTTCCTGAAGAAACGCCTCCTGGACGACGAGAAGATCACTGTGGTGCTGGACAGAGTTGCAGAAG ACATGGGTCAATTTGACGCCACCAGGGGCAAGCAGGCGCTGGAGATCCGCAGCAGCCTGTCAGAGCGGAGGGCCCTGACAGACCCGGTGCTGCCCGGTCCTACTGACCTCCTCCACAGTCAGCAGTGGGCCAAAGCTCACG AGCTTCCCGAGAGCATGTATTTGGATTTTGAGTGCGGCGCTCAGATCAAGTTGGGCTTCGCCGCCGAGTTCTCCAACGTCTTGGTCATGTACACGCACATCGTTCGGAAACCCCCCGACCTCTTGCTATGCCAAGCGCATGTCACAGACTTCCCACAG GAGCTGGACGTGGACCCTAAGGAGATGAATAAGACCACTCCGGAGGACACGGGCGTCTACCTGCTGTCCAGCAGCCTGCCGCAGCATTGCCTCTACACCAGACTCTGCTCATTGCAGAAGCTCAAG GAGGAGCTGGTATTCAATGTGTGCCTCCGGGGCGCCACCGCAGCCATGGACGCCGACGACAGCGTCTGCTGGACCGAGAGCGTCGACATCGGCAAGCCGCTGATCGCCCGCCTGGACCTGCATCAAGCCACGCGGCCCAACAGCTGCCTGCTGACGTGCCCCGTGCCCCACAGCCCCAATCGCAACCCCGTGGCCCGGCACCAGCACCAGCACCCGCACCTGGATCATCCCCCGGGTCAGGACCACAGCCGCCTAGCGCCCCAGCATCGCCGGCCGGACATCTACGAGCATGAGCAGATGGGGGCTTGCGGCTCCAGCATCCCCATCGAGGCCAGCGACGACATAGATGAGCTGCAGACGGCGTTCATCAACAGCCTGCAGCTCCGGCATCCTTGA
- the malt1 gene encoding mucosa-associated lymphoid tissue lymphoma translocation protein 1 isoform X3, translating to MAESLERSAKLNSLKEPALKKLCDVLDRTPGKGWRRLGEIVAEERRFKIGPDDMEMCSLKVLQPDGSPSRMLLRLMGERGCTCGHLMDYLHMLGNTEALHCLKAPVLQIIIQPQSVSLLCGHNLRLSCHAVGQSPVQYQWFKSKEEVPNGSCPELAISGIHVKDGGFYICRVNCGDTFQFSQWAQVDVLDVSTSCGGFLPNPGQNIQSLAGRLKVAVQPRPQQLLVGATLQLEGGVVGRPIPRYQWHRDGAPVPDATRRKLTIPNATQDHQGRYRCEIISGGERTWTNEVEVVIDDVYAIGGGSTDFLLNSIPEQLYATDKVALLIGNLSYQNHPQLKAPMVDVYDLTNVLRQLDFKVVSLLDLTESEMRNAVHQFLLLLHKGVYGLLYYAGHGYENYGNSFMVPVDAPNPYRSANCLCVQSILMLMQEKETGLNVFLLDMCRKRNFHDDSTHNVILRVTANIVFGYATCQDAEAFELSSSSFTNGVFVKFLKKRLLDDEKITVVLDRVAEDMGQFDATRGKQALEIRSSLSERRALTDPVLPGPTDLLHSQQWAKAHELPESMYLDFECGAQIKLGFAAEFSNVLVMYTHIVRKPPDLLLCQAHVTDFPQELDVDPKEMNKTTPEDTGVYLLSSSLPQHCLYTRLCSLQKLKEELVFNVCLRGATAAMDADDSVCWTESVDIGKPLIARLDLHQATRPNSCLLTCPVPHSPNRNPVARHQHQHPHLDHPPGQDHSRLAPQHRRPDIYEHEQMGACGSSIPIEASDDIDELQTAFINSLQLRHP from the exons ATGGCGGAATCTCTGGAGCGCTCCGCCAAGCTCAACTCACTGAAGGAGCCGGCGTTGAAGAAGCTGTGCGACGTGTTGGACCGAACCCCCGGCAAAGGATGGCGAAGACTCGGGGAGATAGTCGCCGAGGAGCGCCGCTTCAAAATCgg TCCAGACGACATGGAGATGTGCTCTCTGAAGGTCCTGCAGCCCGACGGCAGCCCGAGCCGCATGCTGCTGAGGCTCATGGGAGAGCGAGGCTGCACGTGCGGCCACTTGATGGACTACCTCCACATGCTGGGCAACACAGAGGCCCTGCACTGTCTCAAGGCGCCAG tcttGCAGATCATCATCCAGCCACAATCGGTGTCGCTGCTGTGCGGTCACAACCTGCGCCTGAGCTGCCACGCTGTGGGCCAGTCGCCGGTGCAGTACCAGTGGTTCAAGTCCAAGGAAGAG GTGCCAAACGGCTCATGCCCTGAATTGGCCATCAGTGGCATCCACGTGAAAGACGGCGGCTTCTACATCTGCCGTGTCAACTGCGGCGACACCTTCCAGTTCAGCCAATGGGCTCAAGTGGACGTCCTGGATGTGTCTACGTCATGCG GTGGTTTTCTCCCAAATCCAGGCCAGAACATCCAGTCTTTGGCTGGTCGTCTCAAGGTAGCCGTCCAGCCTCGCCCACAGCAGCTGCTCGTCGGCGCCACCCTACAGCTGGAGGGTGGCGTTGTTGGGCGCCCCATCCCTCGCTATCAGTGGCATCGTGATGGCGCGCCTGTCCCAGATGCCACCAGGAGGAAACTCACC aTTCCCAACGCCACGCAGGACCACCAGGGCCGGTATCGCTGCGAGATCATCAGCGGTGGCGAGAGGACGTGGACCAATGAGGTGGAGGTCGTGATTG ATGATGTTTATGCCATTGGAGGAG GTTCCACTGATTTCCTCCTAAACAGTATTCCTGAGCAACTCTATG CTACGGACAAAGTGGCACTGCTGATAGGCAACCTGTCCTACCAGAACCACCCACAGCTCAAAGCGCCCATGGTGGACGTGTATGACCTCACCAACGTGCTGCGGCAGCTGGATTTCAAGGTGGTCTCCCTGCTGGACCTCACTGAGTCAGAAATGCGCAACGCCGTTCACCAGTTCCTGCTGCTGCTCCATAAAGGAGTTTACG GCTTGCTGTACTACGCTGGGCACGGCTATGAGAACTATGGCAACAGTTTCATGGTGCCAGTGGACGCACCTAATCCATACCGCTCGGCCAACTGCTTGTGCGTGCAGAGCATCCTCATGCTGATGCAGGAGAAGGAGACTGGTCTCAACGTCTTCCTGCTGGACATGTGCAGGAAGAG GAATTTCCATGACGACAGCACGCACAACGTCATCTTGAGGGTGACGGCCAACATCGTCTTCGGATACGCAAC GTGTCAAGACGCCGAGGCCTTCGAGCTGAGCTCCAGCAGCTTCACCAACGGCGTGTTCGTCAAGTTCCTGAAGAAACGCCTCCTGGACGACGAGAAGATCACTGTGGTGCTGGACAGAGTTGCAGAAG ACATGGGTCAATTTGACGCCACCAGGGGCAAGCAGGCGCTGGAGATCCGCAGCAGCCTGTCAGAGCGGAGGGCCCTGACAGACCCGGTGCTGCCCGGTCCTACTGACCTCCTCCACAGTCAGCAGTGGGCCAAAGCTCACG AGCTTCCCGAGAGCATGTATTTGGATTTTGAGTGCGGCGCTCAGATCAAGTTGGGCTTCGCCGCCGAGTTCTCCAACGTCTTGGTCATGTACACGCACATCGTTCGGAAACCCCCCGACCTCTTGCTATGCCAAGCGCATGTCACAGACTTCCCACAG GAGCTGGACGTGGACCCTAAGGAGATGAATAAGACCACTCCGGAGGACACGGGCGTCTACCTGCTGTCCAGCAGCCTGCCGCAGCATTGCCTCTACACCAGACTCTGCTCATTGCAGAAGCTCAAG GAGGAGCTGGTATTCAATGTGTGCCTCCGGGGCGCCACCGCAGCCATGGACGCCGACGACAGCGTCTGCTGGACCGAGAGCGTCGACATCGGCAAGCCGCTGATCGCCCGCCTGGACCTGCATCAAGCCACGCGGCCCAACAGCTGCCTGCTGACGTGCCCCGTGCCCCACAGCCCCAATCGCAACCCCGTGGCCCGGCACCAGCACCAGCACCCGCACCTGGATCATCCCCCGGGTCAGGACCACAGCCGCCTAGCGCCCCAGCATCGCCGGCCGGACATCTACGAGCATGAGCAGATGGGGGCTTGCGGCTCCAGCATCCCCATCGAGGCCAGCGACGACATAGATGAGCTGCAGACGGCGTTCATCAACAGCCTGCAGCTCCGGCATCCTTGA